In Spirosoma aureum, a single genomic region encodes these proteins:
- a CDS encoding ferredoxin--NADP reductase yields MTDDFLKLRIVRIHSETSDTRSYYLESLDGRRVQHRAGQFLTLILQHHTGGSNIHEVRRSYSLSSATDEPLRLTIKRIQNGEISRYLHDTLTVGDVLTSLPPAGRFTVDENLPGDLVLLGAGSGITPLLAITKQVLRTEPHRRITLLYSNSSERTIIFREELNDLQRQFPDRFRLLYLLSNPSEDWSGLRGRLNNVMLERLIPDLAGGSDPQTLHFYVCGPGDYMRMVQFTLVFSGFRPDQIRRENFVVEPVVLSPPPLIAQDRTVMIQYRGQKVEIQVPAYKSILQAALDEGLALPYSCRGGRCSTCVARSLSGSVHMTINDVLTERDLREGWVLTCTGYPESDDVVLDV; encoded by the coding sequence ATGACCGACGATTTTCTTAAACTTCGTATTGTTCGTATTCATTCCGAAACGTCAGATACCAGAAGTTACTATCTGGAATCCCTGGACGGACGACGGGTACAACATCGTGCAGGACAATTTCTGACGCTTATTTTACAACACCATACCGGCGGATCGAATATCCACGAAGTACGCCGATCCTATTCACTCAGTTCGGCAACGGATGAGCCGTTACGCTTAACGATCAAGCGCATTCAGAATGGCGAAATCTCCCGGTATCTGCACGATACATTAACGGTTGGAGATGTATTGACAAGCTTACCGCCTGCCGGTCGCTTTACCGTTGATGAGAACTTGCCTGGCGATCTGGTGCTTTTAGGCGCTGGCAGCGGCATTACACCGTTATTGGCGATTACGAAACAGGTGTTACGAACAGAGCCACACCGTCGGATAACCTTGCTTTACAGCAATTCCAGTGAACGAACAATTATTTTCCGGGAGGAGCTGAATGACTTACAACGGCAGTTCCCCGACCGCTTTCGATTGCTGTACTTGTTGAGTAATCCATCCGAAGATTGGTCTGGCCTTCGGGGGCGGCTGAACAATGTCATGCTTGAACGGCTGATTCCCGATCTGGCTGGAGGATCTGATCCACAGACCCTTCATTTTTACGTATGCGGCCCTGGCGATTATATGCGTATGGTGCAGTTTACGCTCGTGTTCAGTGGCTTTCGGCCCGACCAGATTCGGCGGGAAAATTTTGTGGTCGAGCCGGTCGTCTTATCGCCACCTCCTCTAATCGCGCAGGATCGAACGGTAATGATTCAATATCGAGGGCAAAAAGTGGAGATTCAGGTTCCGGCCTACAAATCTATTTTACAGGCTGCTTTGGATGAAGGTCTCGCACTGCCTTATAGTTGTCGGGGTGGGCGTTGTTCAACCTGCGTTGCCCGGAGTTTATCGGGAAGTGTACACATGACCATTAATGATGTACTGACCGAGCGTGACCTTCGCGAAGGCTGGGTCCTTACCTGTACGGGCTATCCCGAAAGTGATGATGTCGTTTTAGACGTATGA
- the nadA gene encoding quinolinate synthase NadA has protein sequence MEALLEEVQRVGYVNKPVADDIDLVAEINRLKKEKNAVILAHYYVDGAIQDLADYIGDSLGLSQQAAATPADMIVFCGVHFMGETAKVLSPQKKVVIPDLNAGCSLADSAPADKFAAFKAQYPDHIVLSYINCSAEIKALSDIIVTSSNALKIVESLPKDQKIIFAPDANLGRFVSKKTGRDMVLWDGACIVHIDISLEKLQKLRQEYPEAKFIAHPECQEHILSQADYVGSTTALLKYVVDSPEQTFIVGTEAGILHKMKQAVPHKKIIPAPASQNNTCACSECPYMKMNTLEKVYNAMVYEQPEIIVPEDIRLKAYESVARMLELSK, from the coding sequence ATGGAAGCACTGCTGGAAGAAGTTCAACGCGTGGGTTATGTAAACAAACCCGTTGCGGACGATATAGATTTAGTCGCCGAAATTAATCGGTTGAAAAAAGAAAAAAATGCCGTCATACTGGCACATTATTATGTAGATGGGGCCATTCAGGATCTCGCTGATTACATTGGTGATAGCCTTGGATTGTCGCAGCAGGCAGCCGCTACACCCGCCGATATGATTGTGTTCTGTGGTGTGCATTTTATGGGCGAGACGGCGAAAGTGCTGTCTCCTCAAAAGAAAGTTGTCATTCCGGATCTCAACGCGGGCTGTTCACTTGCCGACTCTGCCCCCGCCGACAAGTTTGCTGCTTTCAAAGCGCAGTATCCCGACCATATCGTTCTGTCATACATCAACTGCTCAGCCGAAATCAAGGCGCTATCCGACATTATTGTTACCTCATCGAATGCGTTAAAAATTGTCGAAAGTCTACCCAAAGATCAAAAGATCATCTTCGCGCCCGATGCCAACCTGGGCCGCTTCGTTTCGAAAAAAACGGGTCGTGATATGGTACTCTGGGATGGTGCCTGCATCGTACACATCGACATTTCGCTCGAAAAGCTCCAGAAACTCCGTCAGGAATACCCCGAAGCGAAGTTTATTGCTCACCCCGAATGTCAGGAACACATTCTGAGCCAAGCCGATTATGTAGGTTCGACAACGGCTTTGCTGAAGTACGTAGTAGATAGCCCCGAACAGACGTTCATTGTGGGAACGGAAGCGGGTATTCTGCACAAGATGAAGCAGGCCGTTCCGCATAAAAAAATCATTCCGGCCCCGGCCAGTCAGAATAATACCTGCGCCTGCTCAGAGTGTCCCTACATGAAAATGAACACCCTGGAGAAAGTCTATAATGCTATGGTTTATGAACAGCCAGAAATCATTGTTCCGGAAGATATACGATTGAAAGCGTATGAATCGGTAGCGCGGATGCTGGAGTTGAGTAAGTAA
- the nadB gene encoding L-aspartate oxidase, whose product MPHQFDFLVIGSGIAGLSYATKLAMHFEAQQQTVRIGVITKVQADETNTKYAQGGIAAVWSEADSFEKHIEDTMVAGDFLSDRHIVEIVVREAPGRIQELISYGTRFDKEHGGKDYDLAKEGGHSDFRILHFKDITGAEIERALLEKANSLKSIEIFTHFYAVELITRHQLGETVHRYDTDNKCFGAYVLNTRTGEVEQFLAKTTLLATGGIGNIYQNTTNPNIATGDGIAMAYRAKGIGKDMEFIQFHPTALYEPGKKPNFLISEAVRGFGGILRTRKGETFMENYDPRLSLAPRDIVARAIDSEMKKAGDPHVYLDVTHCDYDKFIEHFPNITAYCRDHLGLDLRKDYIPVVPAQHYLCGGIRVNEWGQTNIQFLYAVGECSCTGLHGANRLASNSLLEAVVFGHRAYQKTTELFGQAVLPDNIPDWNDAGTTHPEELVLVTEMKKELESIMSNYVGIVRSNRRLKRAMDRLELIYLEHEELYRQSKVSVPVCELRNMIEVAYLVIKMAMARRENRGLHFNLDNLK is encoded by the coding sequence ATGCCCCATCAATTCGATTTTCTGGTTATTGGCTCCGGTATCGCGGGCCTGAGTTACGCCACTAAGCTGGCGATGCACTTTGAAGCCCAACAGCAAACTGTCCGCATTGGCGTTATTACCAAAGTACAGGCCGACGAAACCAATACGAAATACGCTCAGGGCGGTATTGCAGCCGTATGGTCAGAAGCCGACTCCTTTGAGAAGCACATTGAAGATACTATGGTTGCCGGTGATTTTCTGAGCGACCGTCATATTGTTGAAATTGTTGTTCGTGAAGCGCCGGGGCGCATTCAGGAATTGATCAGTTACGGCACCCGCTTCGATAAAGAACACGGTGGTAAAGATTACGATCTTGCTAAAGAAGGTGGCCACTCCGACTTCCGGATTCTGCATTTCAAAGACATTACCGGAGCCGAAATAGAGCGCGCTTTGCTTGAAAAGGCTAATTCGCTGAAATCCATCGAGATTTTCACCCACTTCTACGCCGTTGAGCTTATTACTCGTCACCAGCTTGGCGAAACGGTTCATCGCTATGACACCGATAATAAGTGTTTTGGTGCCTATGTGCTAAACACACGAACGGGTGAAGTGGAGCAATTCCTGGCGAAAACAACCTTGTTGGCTACGGGCGGCATTGGCAACATCTACCAAAATACGACCAATCCAAATATTGCTACGGGCGATGGTATTGCCATGGCTTACCGTGCGAAAGGCATTGGCAAGGATATGGAGTTCATTCAGTTCCACCCAACCGCTCTGTATGAACCCGGCAAAAAGCCAAACTTCCTCATTTCTGAAGCCGTACGAGGTTTCGGGGGGATATTGCGTACCCGCAAAGGAGAGACTTTCATGGAGAATTACGACCCACGCCTGTCGCTGGCCCCGCGCGACATTGTGGCTCGGGCTATCGACTCAGAAATGAAAAAGGCCGGTGATCCGCACGTTTATCTGGACGTGACCCACTGCGACTACGATAAATTTATCGAACATTTTCCAAACATTACGGCCTATTGTCGCGACCACCTGGGCCTTGACCTCCGGAAAGATTATATTCCGGTCGTTCCTGCACAACACTATCTCTGTGGAGGCATTCGGGTCAATGAATGGGGGCAGACAAATATCCAGTTTCTGTATGCCGTCGGTGAGTGTTCCTGCACGGGCCTTCATGGAGCCAATCGATTGGCATCGAATTCATTGCTCGAAGCGGTGGTGTTCGGCCACCGGGCTTACCAAAAAACCACCGAACTGTTCGGGCAGGCTGTTTTACCCGACAATATTCCAGACTGGAATGATGCCGGCACAACGCATCCGGAAGAACTGGTTTTGGTGACCGAAATGAAGAAAGAACTGGAATCAATTATGTCCAACTACGTTGGTATCGTACGCTCAAACCGGCGCTTAAAACGGGCAATGGATAGACTTGAGCTGATATATCTGGAACATGAAGAACTATATCGACAATCGAAAGTTTCTGTTCCTGTTTGCGAACTACGTAACATGATTGAGGTTGCTTATCTGGTGATTAAAATGGCGATGGCCCGGCGCGAAAACCGGGGTCTGCATTTTAATCTTGATAATCTGAAGTAA